Proteins from a genomic interval of Kitasatospora kifunensis:
- a CDS encoding glutamate decarboxylase, which yields MALHTGTSVDHRLTVNPLLGEADPVGAMRMAPPKHRLHHAPLPPHIAYQLIHDELMLDGNAKLNLATFVTTQMEPEADKLMVECTDKNMIDKDEYPQTAELERRCVAILADLWHAPSPEKVVGCSTTGSSEACMLAGLALKRRWMRRNQARYDAGARPNLVMGANVQICWEKFCNFWEVECRLAPMEGERFHLDAESAVALCDENTIGVVGVLGSTFDGSYEPIQEICAALEELQQRTGLDVPVHVDGASGAMVAPFLDPDLLWDFRLPRVASINTSGHKYGLVYPGVGWALWRDHEALPEELVFKVNYLGGEMPTFALNFSRPGAEVVAQYYTFLRLGREGYRAVQQSCRRVARHLAAGIEKLGAFRLLTHGDELPVFAFTVADEVTAFDVFDVSRRLRERGWQVPAYTFPENRTDLSVLRVVCRNGFTMDLADLLLADLTRLLPELLHQPGPAQERGIKPQSAFHH from the coding sequence ATGGCGCTGCACACCGGCACGAGCGTGGACCACCGACTGACCGTCAACCCCCTGCTGGGGGAGGCCGATCCGGTCGGGGCGATGCGCATGGCCCCGCCCAAGCACCGACTGCACCACGCTCCGCTGCCGCCGCACATCGCCTACCAGTTGATCCACGACGAGCTCATGCTGGACGGCAACGCCAAGCTCAACCTGGCCACCTTCGTCACCACGCAGATGGAGCCCGAGGCCGACAAGCTGATGGTCGAGTGCACCGACAAGAACATGATCGACAAGGACGAGTACCCGCAGACGGCCGAGTTGGAGCGGCGCTGCGTGGCGATCCTGGCCGACCTGTGGCACGCGCCCTCCCCCGAGAAGGTGGTGGGCTGCTCCACCACCGGCTCCAGCGAGGCCTGCATGCTCGCGGGCCTGGCGCTCAAGCGTCGCTGGATGCGGCGCAACCAGGCCAGGTACGACGCCGGGGCCAGGCCGAACCTGGTGATGGGCGCCAACGTCCAGATCTGCTGGGAGAAGTTCTGCAACTTCTGGGAGGTGGAGTGCCGGCTGGCGCCCATGGAGGGCGAGCGGTTCCACCTGGACGCCGAGTCGGCGGTGGCGCTCTGCGACGAGAACACCATCGGCGTGGTGGGCGTGTTGGGCTCCACCTTCGACGGTTCCTACGAGCCGATCCAGGAGATCTGCGCGGCCCTGGAGGAGTTGCAACAGCGCACCGGCCTCGATGTGCCGGTGCACGTCGACGGCGCCTCAGGCGCGATGGTGGCGCCGTTCCTCGACCCCGACCTGCTCTGGGACTTCCGGCTGCCCCGGGTCGCCTCGATCAACACCTCGGGCCACAAGTACGGCCTGGTCTACCCGGGCGTCGGCTGGGCGCTGTGGCGCGACCACGAGGCGCTGCCGGAGGAACTCGTCTTCAAGGTCAACTACTTGGGCGGCGAGATGCCCACCTTCGCGCTCAACTTCTCGCGGCCCGGCGCCGAGGTGGTCGCGCAGTACTACACCTTCCTGCGGCTGGGCCGCGAGGGCTACCGCGCGGTGCAGCAGTCCTGCCGCCGGGTGGCGCGCCATCTGGCCGCCGGAATCGAGAAGTTGGGCGCCTTCCGACTGCTCACCCACGGTGACGAGCTGCCGGTCTTCGCCTTCACGGTGGCCGACGAGGTGACGGCCTTCGACGTCTTCGACGTCTCCCGGCGGCTGCGTGAGCGCGGCTGGCAGGTGCCCGCCTACACCTTCCCGGAGAACCGGACCGACCTGTCCGTGCTCCGAGTGGTCTGCCGTAACGGTTTCACCATGGATCTGGCCGACCTGCTGCTCGCCGACCTCACCCGACTGCTGCCCGAACTCCTCCACCAGCCCGGCCCGGCGCAGGAGCGAGGGATCAAGCCGCAGAGCGCCTTCCACCACTGA
- a CDS encoding GH92 family glycosyl hydrolase, with translation MRILRRPKISRHLRPQRPPRPLRPARPASPARPSGPSAQRGPARTARRLRRRGTIALAACTLVAATGMQSAPSATAQQPYITVNDPAQYVNPFVGTAQGGVDYGNGGGAGNTFPGAVAPLGMMQWSPDTVTYQNGGYDYNDQRIQGFSLTHISGAGCGDYGNVPFMPFLGSSPAAYATFSHSNESASPGTYSVTFDNGIRTDLAATQRSGIAQFTYPAGQLASLTVNAGKAANAATGSVAISSNGIAGYTDGGNFCGTGNHYRLYFTVVFDRPFASSSLTGGSLAQVSFDTSANRTVTAKVGISFVSADNAYANLQAEQGGYSFSQVTAATRAAWDGMLGRIAVAGGTIFDTATFYTALYHTLQDPSVFSDTDGRYPGFDGQIHTVAAGHAEYADFSGWDIYRSEAQLLAFLAPQQASDIAQSIVNQGAQSGYLDRWTLANGNTGVMVGDPMAIIGSDLVAFGATDFDYWSLLWESWQGTFKDNERPGNEQYQSEGFVPSDQRWGGSAITLEYATADFAVSQLASRLGDTAIHDVLLHSSSDWRNLLNHDDLYLEPRNADHSWPAFSPTSQNGFVEGDGAQYTWAVPQNPQGLINALGGDASVVSRLDPFFSDLNGGPSSANAYLGNEPSVDIPWLYDYAGRPDRTQAVVRQALTSLYSWGPAGEVGNDDLGEMSSFAVWAALGMYPVTPGRAELELASPLFPAITITRGNGVTINITAPGAADNTPYVTGLTVNGVASNQPWLPESFVSNGGTLQYGLSTTATSWGSAPADAPPSFDVGPATPVTGTITGLAGKCVDDDHSQLNWGNKIQIWDCNGSAAQQWTLASDGSIQVFGSYCLDVKQSGTTWGTPVDLWPCNETGAQQWWPRSDGSLVNPASGLCLDLPNSNTADGTQLQLWGCDGTGAQRWTVPG, from the coding sequence TTGCGCATCTTGCGACGCCCGAAAATCTCGCGCCACCTGCGGCCCCAGAGGCCCCCACGCCCGCTGCGCCCGGCACGGCCGGCGAGCCCCGCACGTCCATCCGGCCCCAGCGCCCAGCGAGGCCCCGCACGCACCGCCCGTCGGCTGCGACGGCGCGGCACCATCGCACTGGCGGCCTGCACCCTGGTGGCCGCCACCGGGATGCAGAGCGCGCCGAGTGCCACCGCCCAGCAGCCGTACATCACGGTCAACGACCCGGCCCAGTACGTCAATCCGTTCGTCGGCACCGCGCAGGGCGGGGTGGACTACGGAAACGGCGGCGGAGCCGGCAACACCTTCCCCGGTGCCGTCGCGCCGCTGGGGATGATGCAGTGGAGCCCCGACACGGTCACCTACCAGAACGGCGGTTACGACTACAACGACCAGCGGATCCAGGGCTTCAGCCTCACCCACATATCCGGCGCCGGCTGCGGCGACTACGGCAACGTTCCGTTCATGCCGTTCCTCGGCAGCAGCCCGGCCGCCTACGCCACCTTCTCGCACAGCAACGAGTCGGCCTCGCCCGGGACCTACTCGGTCACCTTCGACAACGGGATCAGAACCGACCTGGCGGCCACCCAGCGCTCCGGCATCGCCCAGTTCACCTACCCAGCAGGGCAGTTGGCCTCACTGACGGTCAACGCCGGGAAGGCGGCCAACGCCGCGACCGGGAGCGTTGCGATCAGCTCCAACGGGATCGCCGGCTACACGGACGGCGGCAACTTCTGCGGCACCGGCAACCACTACCGGCTGTACTTCACCGTGGTCTTCGACCGCCCGTTCGCCTCGTCCAGTCTCACCGGCGGTTCGCTGGCCCAGGTCTCCTTCGACACCTCGGCCAACCGAACCGTCACGGCCAAGGTCGGGATCTCCTTCGTGAGCGCGGACAACGCCTACGCCAACCTCCAGGCCGAGCAGGGCGGGTACAGCTTCAGCCAGGTCACCGCCGCGACCCGGGCGGCCTGGGACGGCATGCTGGGCCGGATCGCGGTGGCCGGCGGCACCATCTTCGACACCGCGACCTTCTACACCGCGCTGTACCACACGCTGCAGGACCCGAGCGTGTTCAGCGACACCGACGGCCGCTATCCGGGTTTCGACGGTCAGATCCACACGGTGGCGGCCGGCCATGCGGAGTACGCCGACTTCTCCGGCTGGGACATCTACCGTTCCGAGGCCCAGCTGCTCGCCTTCCTGGCACCGCAGCAGGCCTCCGACATCGCCCAGTCGATCGTCAACCAGGGTGCCCAGTCCGGCTATCTGGACCGCTGGACGCTGGCGAACGGCAACACCGGGGTGATGGTCGGCGACCCGATGGCGATCATCGGCAGCGACCTGGTCGCCTTCGGCGCCACCGACTTCGACTACTGGAGCCTGCTCTGGGAGTCGTGGCAGGGCACCTTCAAGGACAACGAGCGGCCCGGCAACGAGCAGTACCAGAGCGAGGGCTTCGTGCCGAGCGACCAGCGGTGGGGAGGTTCGGCGATCACCCTGGAGTACGCCACCGCCGACTTCGCGGTCTCCCAACTCGCCTCCCGGCTAGGCGACACGGCGATCCACGACGTGCTGCTGCACAGCTCCTCGGACTGGCGGAACCTGCTCAACCACGACGACCTCTACCTCGAACCGCGCAACGCCGACCACAGCTGGCCGGCCTTCTCCCCCACCTCGCAGAACGGCTTCGTCGAGGGTGACGGCGCGCAGTACACCTGGGCGGTGCCGCAGAACCCGCAGGGGCTGATCAACGCGCTCGGCGGCGACGCCTCGGTGGTCTCCCGGCTCGACCCCTTCTTCAGCGACCTGAACGGCGGTCCGAGCTCGGCCAACGCCTACCTGGGCAACGAGCCCTCGGTCGACATCCCCTGGCTCTACGACTACGCGGGACGCCCGGACCGCACCCAGGCCGTGGTCCGCCAGGCCCTGACCTCGCTCTACTCCTGGGGCCCGGCCGGCGAGGTCGGCAACGACGACCTCGGCGAGATGTCCTCGTTCGCGGTCTGGGCCGCGCTCGGGATGTACCCGGTGACACCGGGGCGGGCCGAACTGGAGCTGGCCAGCCCGCTCTTCCCGGCCATCACCATCACTCGCGGCAACGGGGTGACGATCAACATCACCGCCCCGGGCGCCGCCGACAACACGCCCTACGTGACCGGGCTGACGGTCAACGGGGTCGCCTCCAACCAACCGTGGCTGCCCGAGAGCTTCGTCAGCAACGGCGGCACCCTGCAGTACGGGCTGAGCACCACCGCCACCTCCTGGGGTTCGGCGCCGGCGGACGCGCCGCCGTCCTTCGACGTCGGCCCGGCCACCCCGGTCACCGGCACGATCACCGGCCTGGCCGGCAAGTGCGTGGACGACGACCACAGCCAGCTCAACTGGGGCAACAAGATCCAGATCTGGGACTGCAACGGCAGTGCCGCCCAGCAGTGGACCCTGGCCTCGGACGGCAGCATCCAGGTCTTCGGCAGCTACTGCCTGGACGTCAAACAGAGCGGCACCACCTGGGGCACCCCGGTGGACCTGTGGCCGTGCAACGAAACCGGCGCCCAGCAGTGGTGGCCGCGCTCGGACGGTTCGCTGGTCAACCCGGCCTCCGGCCTCTGCCTGGATCTACCGAACAGCAACACCGCCGACGGCACCCAGTTGCAGCTCTGGGGCTGCGACGGAACCGGCGCCCAACGATGGACCGTGCCAGGTTAG